From the Sphingomonas brevis genome, the window CGGTCGGTGGTCTGCGCATGGATCGGCTCGCCCCACAGCTCGTCGCCTTCCCGGAACTTGAGGCTGTCATATTCGGACCGCGCCAAATGCCCGCGCATCGCCCGGATCCAGCCGCGCTGCGACAGGATCACCGTGATCGGCTCCTTCTCGATCATCTGGGTCCAGTCGATCTCGGTCCGCGCGGCCGCCGCCACCGGCCTGATGTCGGTCTTGCGCGGATCGCCAAACTTCTCCTTGAGCGCGGTCAGGTCCTTCCTTAGCCGCGTCTTCTGCCGGTCGCGGCTGCCCACCAGTCTGTCGAGCTCCTCCCGCTCCTTGGCCAGCGCCGCGCGCTCCTTGTTGAGCTCCATCTCCTCCAGCTTGCGCAATTGGCGCAGGCGCATGTTGAGGATCGCCTCGGCCTGGCGGTCGGTCAGCTCGAACTCGGCGATCATCACCGCCTTTGGCTCGTCCTCGGTGCGGATGATCTCGATCACCCGGTCGAGATTGAGGAAGGCGATGATGAAGCCGTCGACCAGCTCCAGCCGGTCGTCGATCTTGCCGATCCGGTGGTTGGACCGGTTGACCAGCACCTCGAACTGGAAGTCGAGCCAGGCGACCAGCGCCTCGCGAAGGCTCATCACGCCCGGCGTCCGCGTCTTGTCGAGCACGTTCAAATTGAGCGGGAAGCGCACCTCCAGCTCGGTCAGCCGGTACAGGCTCTCTTCCAGCAGCGCCGCGTCGACCGTCCGCGATCTCGGCTCCAGCACGATCCGCACCTGCTCGTCGCTCTCGTCGCGGACGTCGGCCAGGATCGGCAGCTTCTTGTTGGCGATCAGATCGGCGATCTGCTCGATCAGCTTCCCCTTCTGCACGCCATAGGGGATTTCGTGGACCAGCAGGTGCCAGCCGCCGCCCTTTTCGACCACTTTCTCGATCCGCGCGCGCAGGCGGAAGGAACCGCGGCCGCCGACATAGGCGCGGGTGATCACATCCTCGTCGTCGACCAGGATTCCCCCGGTCGGGAAGTCTGGCCCGCGCACCACCTGCATCAGGTCGCGGTCGTCCTTGATCTTGCCTTCGATGAGGTCGATCGACGCCTGGATCAGCTCGCCGGCGTTATGCGGCGGGATGCTGGTCGCCATTCCGACCGCGATCCCGCTGGCGCCATTGGCCAGTAAATTAGGGAACAGGCCGGGGAATACCTCCGGCTCTTCCTCCTCGCCATTATAGGTCGGTTTGAAGGCGACCGTGCCCTCGTCGAGCCCGTTCATCAGCTGCTGAGCGATCGCGGTCAGCCGCGCCTCGGTGTAGCGGTAGGCGGCGGCATTATCCCCGTCGATGTTGCCGAAATTGCCCTGCCCGTCGACCAGCGG encodes:
- the parC gene encoding DNA topoisomerase IV subunit A, translated to MRPDDTSVIDTPFDSALSERYLVYALSTITARSLPDVRDGLKPVHRRLLWAMRLLRLDPASGYKKCARVVGDVIGKYHPHGDQSVYDAMVRLAQDFALRYPLVDGQGNFGNIDGDNAAAYRYTEARLTAIAQQLMNGLDEGTVAFKPTYNGEEEEPEVFPGLFPNLLANGASGIAVGMATSIPPHNAGELIQASIDLIEGKIKDDRDLMQVVRGPDFPTGGILVDDEDVITRAYVGGRGSFRLRARIEKVVEKGGGWHLLVHEIPYGVQKGKLIEQIADLIANKKLPILADVRDESDEQVRIVLEPRSRTVDAALLEESLYRLTELEVRFPLNLNVLDKTRTPGVMSLREALVAWLDFQFEVLVNRSNHRIGKIDDRLELVDGFIIAFLNLDRVIEIIRTEDEPKAVMIAEFELTDRQAEAILNMRLRQLRKLEEMELNKERAALAKEREELDRLVGSRDRQKTRLRKDLTALKEKFGDPRKTDIRPVAAAARTEIDWTQMIEKEPITVILSQRGWIRAMRGHLARSEYDSLKFREGDELWGEPIHAQTTDRLLVAADNGRVYTLGGDKLPGGRGFGEPIRLAIDLEAESEIVAMFVVRPEMRMLAASSDGRGFVTTGEAVLAETRKGKQLMNLRPKAKVAALKPVPANADSVAVIGENRKMLVFKLDELPELGRGSGVQLQRYRDGGLSDTMAFVLAEGISWPLGGESGRVRSETDLTPWRAIRGASGRIAPNGFPRSNKFEPVPPIST